In Trifolium pratense cultivar HEN17-A07 linkage group LG7, ARS_RC_1.1, whole genome shotgun sequence, a genomic segment contains:
- the LOC123893950 gene encoding zinc finger protein CONSTANS-LIKE 4 — protein sequence MPLSPSSMASSIPHHYYSNYTSDHFTTQQQGLSSHNNNIINTSILDNTMMWGCQENLMPVFDNYGAFDQIVSLDCDTMSSSGAWIHPNFVEQQEFSVPALLSDCKMGFYGGGIQNFNGRYINQPLIGHELVEDQCCGFVEDIKPPTPYPNVARENWGIQGNQITAVEEPNIKVGRYSEEERKERILRYLKKRNQRNFNKTIKYACRKTLADRRVRVRGRFARNNEICEEDHMATKKLENQHDDHINDDFYGSESFQFQLKNEEEDWLQEAMASLVYLSHSSPEE from the exons ATGCCCCTATCTCCTTCTTCCATGGCTTCTTCAATCCCTCATCACTATTATTCAAACTACACTTCTGATCATTTCACCACACAACAACAAGGTTTGTCTTCacataataataacattattaaTACCTCAATTTTGGACAATACTATGATGTGGGGTTGTCAAGAAAATTTAATGCCTGTTTTTGATAATTATGGAGCATTTGATCAAATTGTGTCACTTGATTGTGATACTATGTCTTCTTCTGGTGCTTGGATTCATCCAAATTTTGTCGAGCAACAAGAATTCTCCGTTCCGGCTTTGTTATCGGATTGTAAAATGGGATTTTATGGTGGTGGGATTCAGAATTTTAATGGAAGATATATTAATCAACCACTTATTGGTCATGAGTTAGTAGAAGATCAATGTTGTGGTTTTGTTGAAGATATTAAACCACCTACACCTTATCCTAATGTTGCAAGAGAAAATTGG GGGATACAAGGTAATCAAATAACAGCAGTTGAAGAACCAAACATAAAGGTAGGAAGGTACTCAgaagaagaaaggaaagaaagaatTCTTCGatatttgaagaaaagaaaCCAAAGAAATTTCAACAAAACTATTAag TATGCATGTCGGAAAACTTTGGCTGATAGAAGAGTGAGAGTGAGAGGAAGGTTTGCAAGAAACAATGAGATATGTGAAGAAGATCACATGGCCACAAAAAAGCTTGAGAATCAACATGATGATCACATCAATGATGACTTTTATGGTTCTGAGTCATTCCAATTCCAG TTAAAGAATGAGGAGGAGGACTGGCTTCAAGAGGCTATGGCAAGTTTGGTGTATTTATCTCATTCATCACCGGAAGAATGA